Proteins from a single region of Hypomesus transpacificus isolate Combined female chromosome 9, fHypTra1, whole genome shotgun sequence:
- the LOC124470753 gene encoding galanin receptor type 2-like has translation MAGEEGRLLGNTSSSPGEDGPMRNSSGSVLGVEQVLVPVLDVLIWVLGVGGHSLVMLILCGRCRNRPGPRGQSSQGTVTGTATDVLLLALSAADLLLLAMLPFHTVAIALQHWPFGHVMCQLVSFLGAACSSASAFTLATLAVTRYLTVVQPARAYRLLTARRVTAATGALWVPACVLAAPQLAFRSVGPPSLARGGMSCFSFLSHREQTAYGVCHFLLTFALPLVVICLAYGGVYRFLWRRRQDGRAPQVERYQRKVTQTSAMLVLAFALCWLPSYGLMFFLLGGGNPGATGTSPRYGPVSVWARLMATSSTVVNPILYVLMSHKFRQDLLRLLGGRGGVGGAPAEAQDTA, from the coding sequence ATGGCTGGAGAGGAAGGACGACTCCTGGGGAACACCAGCAGCAGCCCAGGAGAGGATGGTCCCATGAGGAACAGCAGCGGGTCTGTCCTGGGAGTGGAGCAGGTTCTGGTGCCGGTGCTGGATGTCTTGATCTGGgttctgggggtggggggccacTCGCTGGTCATGCTCATCCTGTGTGGCAGGTGTAGGAACAGGCCAGGGCCCCGGGGCCAGTCCTCCCAGGGGACAGTGACGGGGACAGCTACTGACGTCCTCCTCCTGGCCCTCAGTGCTgccgacctcctcctcctcgccatGCTGCCCTTCCACACCGTGGCCATAGCCCTGCAGCACTGGCCCTTTGGCCACGTCATGTGTCAGCTGGTCAGCTTCCTGGGTGCCGCTTGCTCCTCTGCGAGCGCCTTCACCCTCGCCACTTTGGCCGTGACGCGCTACCTGACCGTGGTCCAGCCTGCCAGGGCCTACCGCCTCCTCACCGCCCGCAGGGTCACCGCGGCGACCGGCGCCCTGTGGGTGCCCGCCTGCGTCCTGGCCGCCCCCCAGCTGGCGTTCCGCTCGGTGGGCCCCCCGAGCCTGGCACGCGGCGGCATGTCCTGCTTCTCCTTCCTGTCGCACCGGGAGCAGACGGCCTACGGCGTGTGCCATTTCCTGCTGACCTTCGCCCTGCCCCTGGTGGTCATCTGCCTGGCGTACGGCGGGGTCTACCGCTTCCTGTGGCGCCGCCGGCAGGACGGCAGGGCTCCCCAGGTGGAGAGGTACCAGAGGAAGGTGACCCAGACGTCGGCCATGCTGGTGCTGGCCTTCGCCCTCTGCTGGCTGCCCTCCTACGGCCTCATGTTCTTCCTGCTGGGAGGGGGGAACCCCGGGGCCACAGGCACCTCCCCTCGCTACGGCCCCGTCAGCGTGTGGGCCCGCCTCATGGCCACCTCCTCCACGGTGGTCAATCCCATCCTCTACGTGCTCATGTCCCACAAGTTCAGACAGGACCTGCTGAggctgctgggggggagggggggcgtggGCGGGGCTCCGGCGGAGGCTCAGGACACTGCCTGA